The following coding sequences are from one Saccopteryx bilineata isolate mSacBil1 chromosome 3, mSacBil1_pri_phased_curated, whole genome shotgun sequence window:
- the NAT14 gene encoding probable N-acetyltransferase 14, which yields MAPSHLSVREMREDEKPLVLEMLKAGVKDTENRVALHALTRPPALLLLAAASSGLRFVLASFALALLLPVFLAVATMKLGLRARWGSLPPPGGLGGPWVAVRGSGDVCGVLALALDSHAGDGARVTRLSVSPWHRRQGVGRRLLGFAESRTRAWAGGTGEPRARLVVPVAVAAWGLAGMLEGCGYQAEGSWGCMGYTLVREFSKDL from the exons ATGGCCCCCAGCCACCTGTCAGTGCGGGAGATGAGGGAAGATGAGAAGCCCCTGGTGCTGGAAATGCTGAAG GCCGGTGTGAaggacacagagaacagagtggCCCTCCACGCCCTGACCCGGCCACCCGCCCTGCTCCTCCTGGCGGCTGCCAGCAGCGGCCTGCGGTTTGTCCTGGCTTCCTTTGCCCTGGCCCTTCTCCTGCCTGTCTTCCTGGCTGTGGCAACCATGAAGCTGGGCCTGCGGGCCCGGTGGGGCTCGCTGCCTCCGCCGGGCGGCCTGGGGGGGCCCTGGGTGGCTGTGAGAGGCTCAGGTGATGTGTGCggggtcctggccctggccctggactCCCATGCTGGGGACGGGGCCCGGGTCACCCGCCTGTCGGTCTCCCCCTGGCACCGTCGCCAGGGCGTGGGCAGGCGGCTGCTGGGCTTCGCGGAGTCCCGGACGCGCGCGTGGGCGGGGGGGACGGGGGAGCCGCGGGCTCGCCTGGTAGTCCCAGTGGCCGTGGCGGCGTGGGGTCTGGCAGGGATGCTGGAGGGCTGCGGCTACCAGGCGGAGGGCAGCTGGGGCTGCATGGGCTACACACTGGTCAGGGAGTTCAGCAAGGACCTGTGA
- the ZNF628 gene encoding LOW QUALITY PROTEIN: zinc finger protein 628 (The sequence of the model RefSeq protein was modified relative to this genomic sequence to represent the inferred CDS: deleted 2 bases in 2 codons) has protein sequence MCGWTGEPPSPDPESPPGVMVGSHGDMAPASTAEGSGEKPGPAAPAPAAQYECGECGKSFRWSSRLLHHQRTHTGERPYKCPDCPKAFKGSSALLYHQRGHTGERPYQCPDCPKAFKRSSLLQIHRSVHTGLRAFTCGQCGLAFKWSSHYQYHLRQHTGERPYPCPDCPKAFKNSSSLRRHRHVHTGERPYSCGVCGKSFTQSTNLRQHQRVHTGERPFRCALCAKTFTHSSNLLLHQRTHSAAPPAPGPPAPGPPLPPREPAKVFSDAYLHAPSPPGPPQPAPPPVVPELFLAAAETTVELVYRCDSCELGFGSEELLLEHQPCPGPEVVPAPQEDPPEPSKAPAPAPALQPTPATTAPSFACLPCGKSFRTVAGLSRHQHSHGAAVGQAFRCGSCDGAFPQLASLLAHQQCHVEEAAAGRPPPQAEAAEVTCPQEPPAPAAPAPQPPVPAPTSAERPYKCAECGKAFKGSSGLRYHLRDHTGERPYQCGECGKAFKRSSLLAIHQRVHTGLRAFTCGQCGLTFKWSSHYQYHLRLHSGERPYACGECGKAFRNTSCLRRHRHVHTGERPHACSVCGKSFAQTSNLRQHQRVHTGERPFRCALCPKTFTHSSNLLLHQRTHSAERPFTCPVCGRSFVMAAYLQRHLRTHTPTVPVAPAAAGPQAPAPLAAAPVPPATQDVHVLPHLQATLSLEGAGGPAQAPPLGPTAPNSQTFLLVQTAQGLQLIPSSVQPPAPPAPPKFILLPSSSGGGGRARQGLRAMGKAGQGAGVVWLPGPGGLGVQGAGNAGVNGAGQSLILLQNVGSGEAGPPEVSGVQLQPLRPAPEVTTVQLQPAQEVTTVQLQPAQEVTTVQLQPAQEVTTVQLQPAQEVTTVQLQPVAGQLSNPNGAAVTTEAPNLLVVQSGAAEELLAGSGPGEPGHSEATTGMVQDVLFETLQTEEGLQSVLVLSGADGEQTQLCVQEVETLSSGLAEPPAPGPPGQKLLIIRSAPAAELLENGSVGAGATTLQLLAPPPPSPISAPAAAPAGLPAAPASQMVQVVPAGTAQGSMASQGLPSIQIVQTLPAVQLVHTF, from the exons ATGTGCGGGTGGACGGGGGAGCCGCCCTCCCCTGACCCAGAA TCCCCCCCAGGTGTGATGGTCGGCTCCCACGGTGACATGGCGCCGGCCTCCACCGCGGAGGGCTCCGGGGAGAAGCCGGGCCccgcggccccggccccggccgcCCAGTACGAGTGTGGGGAGTGCGGCAAGTCGTTTCGCTGGTCCTCCCGGCTCCTGCACCACCAGCGCACGCATACAGGCGAGCGGCCCTACAAGTGCCCCGATTGCCCCAAGGCCTTCAAGGGCTCATCAGCCCTGCTTTACCACCAGCGGGGCCACACGGGCGAGCGGCCCTACCAGTGTCCCGACTGCCCCAAGGCCTTCAAGCGCTCATCGCTGTTGCAGATCCACCGCAGCGTGCACACGGGCCTGCGGGCCTTCACCTGTGGCCAGTGTGGCCTGGCCTTCAAGTGGTCGTCACACTACCAGTACCACCTCCGCCAGCACACGGGTGAGCGGCCCTACCCATGCCCAGACTGCCCCAAGGCCTTCAAGAACTCGTCCAGCCTGCGGCGCCACCGCCACGTGCACACGGGGGAGCGGCCCTACTCCTGTGGCGTCTGCGGCAAGAGCTTCACCCAGAGCACCAACCTGCGGCAGCACCAGCGTGTGCACACGGGCGAGCGGCCCTTCCGCTGCGCGCTCTGCGCCAAGACCTTCACGCATTCGTCCAACCTCCTGCTGCACCAGCGCACGCACTCGGCCGCCCCC CCGGCCCCCGGCCCACCGGCTCCTGGCCCACCACTGCCGCCGCGGGAGCCAGCCAAAGTCTTCTCTGACGCCTACCTGCACGCCCCCAGCCCGCCAGGGCCGCCCCAGCCCGCGCCCCCGCCCGTAGTGCCCGAGCTCTTCCTGGCCGCGGCCGAGACCACGGTGGAGCTGGTGTACCGCTGTGACAGCTGCGAGCTGGGCTTCGGCAGTGAGGAGCTGCTGCTGGAGCACCAGCCCTGCCCGGGACCTGAGGTGGTGCCCGCGCCACAGGAGGACCCCCCAGAGCCGTCCAAGGCCCCCGCCCCGGCTCCCGCCCTGCAGCCCACTCCTGCCACCACCGCCCCCAGCTTTGCCTGCCTGCCCTGCGGGAAGTCCTTCCGGACGGTGGCCGGTCTCTCCCGCCACCAGCACAGCCATGGGGCAGCCGTTGGGCAGGCGTTCCGCTGCGGCAGCTGCGATGGTGCCTTCCCCCAGCTGGCCAGCCTCCTGGCGCATCAGCAGTGCCATGTGGAGGAGGCGGCGGCCGGGCGCCCGCCCCCGCAAGCCGAGGCCGCCGAGGTCACCTGCCCGCAAGAGCCGCCGGCCCCTGCTGCTCCCGCCCCGCAGCCGCCCGTTCCCGCGCCCACCTCTGCAGAGCGACCCTACAAGTGCGCAGAGTGCGGCAAGGCCTTCAAGGGCTCCTCAGGGCTACGCTACCACCTGCGGGACCACACGGGCGAGAGGCCCTACCAGTGTGGAGAGTGCGGCAAGGCCTTCAAGCGTTCGTCGCTGCTGGCCATACACCAGCGCGTGCACACGGGGCTGCGGGCCTTCACCTGTGGCCAGTGCGGCCTGACCTTCAAATGGTCGTCGCACTACCAGTACCACTTGCGGCTGCACAGCGGCGAGCGGCCCTACGCGTGCGGGGAGTGCGGCAAGGCCTTCCGCAACACGTCGTGCCTGCGGCGCCACCGCCATGTGCACACTGGGGAGCGGCCCCACGCCTGCAGCGTCTGTGGCAAGAGCTTTGCGCAGACCTCCAACTTGCGGCAGCACCAGCGCGTACACACGGGTGAGCGGCCATTCCGCTGCGCGCTCTGCCCCAAGACCTTCACGCACTCGTCCAACCTGCTGCTGCACCAGCGGACGCACTCGGCCGAGCGCCCCTTCACCTGCCCTGTCTGCGGCCGCAGCTTTGTCATGGCCGCCTACCTGCAGCGGCACTTGAGGACTCACACCCCCACCGTGCCTGTGGCCCCTGCGGCTGCCGGCCCCCAAGCCCCCGCCCCGTTAGCTGCTGCCCCGGTGCCTCCGGCTACCCAGGACGTCCACGTGCTCCCGCACCTCCAGGCTACCCTGTCCCTAGAGGGGGCAGGGGGCCCGGCACAGGCCCCGCCCCTGGGCCCAACAGCTCCCAACTCTCAGACGTTCCTGCTGGTGCAGACTGCACAGGGCCTGCAGCTCATCCCCAGCAGCGTGCAGCCCCCGGCACCACCGGCGCCCCCCAAGTTTATCCTGCTGCCATCGTCCAGTGGTGGGGGCGGCCGGGCCAGGCAGGGCCTGCGGGCCATGGGAAAGGCTGGGCAGGGGGCTGGAGTCGTCTGGCTACCTgggcctgggggcctgggggTCCAGGGTGCAGGCAACGCTGGGGTGAACGGGGCAGGACAGAGCCTCATCCTTCTGCAGAACGTGGGGAGCGGGGAGGCCGGGCCACCAGAAGTGAGTGGAGTCCAGCTCCAGCCCCTCCGGCCAGCCCCGGAAGTAACCACCGTTCAGCTCCAGCCAGCCCAGGAAGTGACCACGGTCCAGCTCCAGCCAGCCCAGGAAGTGACCACCGTCCAGCTCCAGCCTGCCCAGGAGGTGACCACCGTCCAACTCCAGCCAGCCCAGGAGGTGACCACCGTCCAGCTCCAGCCTGTGGCAGGCCAGCTGTCTAATCCCAACGGGGCAGCTGTGACCACGGAGGCCCCCAACCTGTTGGTGGTTCAGAGTGGGGCGGCTGAAGAATTGCTGGCAGGCTCCGGCCCTGGGGAGCCAGGCCACAGCGAGGCCACCACTGGCATGGTCCAGGATGTGCTCTTTGAGACGCTGCAGACGGAGGAGGGGTTGCAGAGCGTCTTGGTGCTGAGCGGGGCGGATGGGGAGCAGACCCAGCTCTGTGTGCAGGAGGTGGAGACCCTCTCCTCCGGGCTGGCAGAGCCGCCGGCCCCTGGGCCGCCAGGCCAGAAACTGCTCATCATCCGCAGCGCCCCAGCCGCCGAGTTGCTGGAGAATGGCAGTGTTGGGGCAGGTGCCACCACGCTGCAGCTGCTGGCCCCACCACCGCCCAGCCCAATCTCTGCCCCTGCCGCTGCCCCTGCTGGCCTTCCTGCGGCTCCTGCCTCCCAGATGGTACAAGTAGTTCCAGCAGGAACTGCGCAGGGGAGTATGGCCTCACAGGGGCTGCCCTCCATACAGATCGTTCAGACTCTTCCCGCAGTCCAGCTGGTGCACACGTTTTGA